In Trichocoleus desertorum NBK24, the following are encoded in one genomic region:
- a CDS encoding VOC family protein codes for MKIEQFHHVAIICSNYQKSKYFYVEILGFPIIQEMFRAERNSYKLDLRVGDRDQIELFSFPDPPARPSRPEAQGLRHLAFEVTDLDQAVAHLESQGVAVEAIRLDHLTGKRFTFFQDPDGLPLELYER; via the coding sequence ATGAAAATCGAGCAATTTCATCACGTAGCAATTATTTGCTCTAACTATCAGAAGTCAAAGTATTTTTATGTAGAAATTTTAGGATTTCCGATTATTCAAGAAATGTTTCGGGCAGAGCGTAATTCCTATAAATTGGATTTGCGGGTGGGCGATCGCGACCAAATCGAGCTGTTTTCCTTTCCCGACCCTCCTGCTAGACCCAGCCGTCCGGAAGCACAGGGGTTGAGGCATCTTGCCTTTGAAGTGACAGATCTAGATCAAGCGGTTGCACACTTGGAATCCCAGGGAGTCGCTGTGGAAGCGATTCGTCTCGACCACTTAACTGGGAAGCGATTCACATTTTTTCAAGACCCTGATGGCTTACCTCTAGAACTGTACGAGCGTTAA
- a CDS encoding ARC6/PARC6 family protein: MKLLLGGLIVSLGLWTLPAQAQVSNAQVDALVEAIRQAAPQTGTSQDGLYSDWQVLPGNIPRWAKFCTGREVTPEQFGANASTARSIITCIVKDALQDEYPASGNSEAIAVQRVAAWWMTGDPTRYTNSTTSPYTNKVLSLYQKLKSPNAASRPAAASTNAAASTASTPANAASPASQNEYERYMQAGYAATKKGDYPLALLNFKRAVDERPNDAYAQKAVQNVEGYLTRNRSGSAPANQNSSQPPAAQPARNQNGSSPKTSGVVVPTQTSAARSSAALSQNQAVGLITEWLAAKSRIFAPPFDRQPVQQFTTGELYGSLVRDDGAIAWLKDNEAYYRFGVQKVESVERFVADQNKATVELKITEDRTLYRDGKVDPTQTDFQTRLVRYSLESIDGAWKIADYKTVDGSVLERAVGTNAQDN, encoded by the coding sequence ATGAAGTTACTACTGGGTGGACTGATTGTCAGTTTGGGGCTATGGACATTGCCAGCGCAAGCGCAAGTTTCTAATGCCCAAGTCGATGCCCTCGTAGAAGCAATTCGGCAAGCAGCTCCGCAAACAGGAACCTCACAGGATGGTTTGTACAGCGATTGGCAAGTGCTGCCCGGTAATATCCCTCGTTGGGCAAAATTTTGTACGGGCCGAGAGGTAACACCAGAGCAGTTTGGAGCCAACGCTAGCACAGCACGTAGCATTATTACTTGCATTGTCAAGGATGCTCTACAAGATGAGTATCCTGCTAGTGGCAATAGCGAGGCGATCGCGGTGCAACGAGTCGCAGCTTGGTGGATGACAGGCGATCCAACTCGCTATACCAACTCCACCACCAGCCCTTATACCAATAAAGTCCTCAGTCTTTATCAGAAACTAAAGTCACCTAACGCCGCCTCTAGACCTGCGGCTGCTTCCACGAATGCGGCTGCTTCTACTGCCTCTACTCCTGCTAATGCGGCTTCCCCCGCTTCTCAAAACGAGTATGAGCGCTACATGCAGGCTGGCTACGCCGCAACGAAGAAGGGAGACTACCCTCTAGCACTGTTGAACTTTAAGCGAGCTGTGGATGAGCGTCCGAATGATGCCTATGCTCAAAAGGCGGTTCAGAATGTGGAGGGATATCTGACCCGGAACCGTTCTGGCTCAGCTCCTGCCAACCAAAACTCCTCTCAACCGCCAGCCGCTCAACCTGCGAGAAATCAAAATGGTTCTTCTCCGAAAACCTCAGGCGTGGTAGTACCCACCCAGACAAGCGCCGCTAGAAGCAGTGCGGCTCTCTCACAAAACCAAGCGGTAGGTCTGATTACAGAATGGCTGGCAGCCAAGTCACGCATTTTCGCCCCCCCTTTCGATCGGCAACCTGTGCAGCAGTTCACTACAGGAGAGCTTTATGGTTCTTTGGTTAGAGATGACGGTGCGATCGCTTGGCTCAAAGACAACGAAGCTTACTACCGCTTTGGTGTCCAGAAAGTAGAGTCGGTCGAACGATTTGTAGCCGATCAAAACAAAGCCACAGTAGAGCTAAAAATCACCGAAGACCGCACTTTATACCGTGACGGCAAAGTTGATCCGACTCAAACCGATTTTCAAACCAGATTGGTTCGCTATAGCTTGGAATCAATCGATGGAGCCTGGAAGATTGCCGACTATAAAACTGTGGATGGTTCAGTTTTAGAGCGTGCAGTTGGCACCAACGCCCAGGACAATTAG
- a CDS encoding S-layer homology domain-containing protein: MSSFNHWQSGTAAFLALTTIAGASAPMVVMMPAQAQTTSFSDVSSSYWAASFISELAQRDVIAGFPDGTFRPNDPVTRAQFAAMIRKAFNRPQERSGTNFVDVSQNYWAYSAIQEAYTTGFLSGYPGNIFQPNQNIPRVQVLVSLANGLDYSVSTEVETILQQYYSDASQVPSYARSSVAAATDEQIVVNYPNIRLLNPNQVATRAEVAAFIYQALVSSGQATAITSPYVVGQRPPVTTPTQVRIPSGTTLPVKYDEAEKILVTPDETAPLTLTVAQNITTSQGTILIPAGSQVVGQLRPAQGGSQFVAQELVLANGRRIQMSATSEVITTTEDIRKGASTGTILKDTALGAAAAAAVAAVTGDRAIATEEVLGGAGIGALIGLFLGRDRVTLVRIDPDQDLNLTLGSDLVIPTGSTNQ; this comes from the coding sequence ATGTCTAGCTTCAACCATTGGCAGTCTGGAACCGCTGCATTTTTAGCCCTGACCACCATTGCAGGTGCATCTGCCCCAATGGTCGTGATGATGCCCGCACAGGCACAAACTACTAGCTTTTCCGACGTTTCTTCTAGCTACTGGGCCGCAAGCTTCATTAGTGAACTAGCCCAGCGCGATGTGATTGCTGGATTCCCCGATGGCACCTTCCGCCCCAATGACCCTGTAACGCGGGCACAATTCGCCGCCATGATCCGTAAAGCCTTCAACAGGCCCCAAGAGCGCTCTGGCACGAACTTTGTCGATGTGTCGCAGAACTACTGGGCCTACAGTGCAATTCAGGAAGCCTACACCACAGGTTTCCTATCTGGATACCCCGGTAATATCTTCCAGCCCAACCAAAATATTCCTAGAGTTCAAGTTCTAGTTTCCTTGGCAAATGGTTTGGACTACTCCGTCAGCACTGAAGTAGAAACCATCTTGCAGCAGTACTACAGTGATGCGTCTCAAGTTCCTAGCTACGCTCGCAGTAGCGTGGCAGCAGCTACGGACGAACAGATTGTGGTGAACTACCCCAACATCCGATTGCTGAACCCCAACCAAGTTGCAACCAGAGCTGAAGTCGCGGCCTTTATCTACCAAGCTTTGGTTAGCTCTGGGCAAGCCACCGCAATTACTTCTCCCTACGTAGTGGGTCAGCGTCCTCCTGTCACAACGCCAACTCAAGTCAGAATTCCTTCTGGCACCACTCTTCCGGTGAAGTATGACGAAGCTGAGAAAATTCTAGTCACACCGGATGAAACTGCGCCCCTGACTCTAACTGTGGCTCAGAACATCACTACTTCTCAAGGCACCATTTTGATCCCTGCGGGTAGCCAAGTGGTAGGTCAGTTGCGGCCTGCTCAAGGTGGTTCTCAGTTCGTAGCCCAAGAGCTAGTGTTGGCCAACGGTCGACGGATTCAGATGAGCGCTACCTCTGAGGTGATCACCACCACTGAGGACATCCGTAAGGGTGCTAGCACAGGCACAATCCTTAAAGATACGGCTTTAGGCGCTGCGGCTGCGGCTGCGGTTGCGGCTGTCACGGGCGACCGGGCGATCGCTACTGAGGAAGTCTTAGGTGGAGCAGGGATCGGAGCCTTAATTGGACTCTTCCTAGGCCGCGATCGCGTCACCTTAGTGCGGATTGATCCTGACCAAGATCTCAACCTGACGCTAGGTTCTGATCTAGTAATCCCCACAGGCTCCACCAATCAGTAA
- a CDS encoding cofactor assembly of complex C subunit B — protein sequence MNAAILPSIFVMTLLMMVGLMFFIRASVKDRTQEVQLVAELAEESLLDRLQQYFDQRAYKVAAVDAAQNQVTFQGVVRPSWFLAVFLTLLAAAGILCLALVLSMVLPGLPQLLLGAVLLAPLAGCFYWQKAKRPEQVSLKIEPVHSGESPSRSLVTVKAHRDELSELQRALNLKACE from the coding sequence ATGAATGCTGCCATTCTGCCATCTATATTTGTGATGACCTTGCTAATGATGGTGGGTCTAATGTTTTTCATCCGAGCCTCCGTCAAAGACAGAACGCAAGAAGTGCAACTGGTTGCAGAACTGGCAGAGGAATCGTTACTCGATCGCCTACAGCAATACTTTGATCAACGGGCCTACAAAGTTGCAGCAGTAGATGCGGCTCAAAACCAAGTAACGTTTCAGGGGGTGGTGCGGCCTAGTTGGTTTTTGGCGGTGTTTTTAACACTGTTGGCAGCGGCAGGCATTTTGTGTCTTGCTTTGGTGCTGTCAATGGTCCTACCGGGACTGCCCCAACTTTTGTTAGGAGCAGTGCTTCTGGCACCCCTAGCAGGCTGTTTTTATTGGCAAAAAGCGAAACGTCCAGAACAAGTTTCCCTCAAGATTGAACCAGTTCACTCCGGTGAATCTCCGTCCCGGAGCCTGGTGACTGTCAAAGCTCATCGAGATGAGTTGTCTGAATTACAGCGAGCCCTCAACCTCAAGGCTTGTGAGTAA
- a CDS encoding DUF3155 domain-containing protein: MARRRKRKSRRRLEGRRILELVPQFSIESGEEKPVTAARKFIQAQAILPPALLLVRRNEHTTDRYFWAEKGLFSAQYVEENHFLFPSLRVLIGDAEDAPVAVTSR; the protein is encoded by the coding sequence TTGGCAAGGAGACGCAAGCGTAAGAGCCGTCGTCGCCTAGAAGGGCGTAGAATTCTGGAGTTAGTGCCTCAGTTTAGCATTGAAAGTGGCGAAGAAAAACCAGTCACAGCCGCTCGAAAGTTCATTCAAGCGCAAGCTATTCTTCCGCCCGCTTTGCTACTTGTAAGGCGGAACGAGCATACCACAGACCGTTACTTCTGGGCTGAAAAGGGGCTCTTCAGTGCTCAGTATGTCGAAGAGAACCATTTCTTGTTTCCCAGTCTGAGAGTATTGATTGGTGATGCAGAAGATGCACCTGTGGCTGTCACTAGCCGCTAA
- a CDS encoding ATP-binding protein has product MLIPTSPEFVALCRAQVELLTQGLGASLSVVYLTEEMADGTEAKLIPVVAYPESVAAWDEEPFLLPAAEARLPRLRAADASLAPTQFALGPNFLLEDEVDTEPERLDSDGLQHQRQLVLPLMHEGMVMGLLVSERDDRAWSEQERSQIERVAHTLALGCVLDQRGQWLEQEQHQRRLLQAQQYNLFDNLLHQLRNPLTAMRTFGKLLLRRLGTGDPNRDVATSIVRESDRLQELLQQFDQAIHVGRSDLAPLTLPPAGSRRSTPSATDPSGKAGVNSLAASSAIESDPTPDALTNAGDVVTVVSPLPLLPASGFLSGESLRLEACAIASILEPLVASASAIAQERDLALYTQVPSNLPLVKANAKALREVLSNLLDNALKYTPALGQVYLEVSIGWPAPLPHSQSGWLGIAVWDTGPGIPPEDLAHLFERHYRGVQAQTEIPGTGLGLAIARDLVQQMQGEIQVFSPAQQSSIVHFVLPMPPTTGPGTAFVVWLPLAQPINQ; this is encoded by the coding sequence ATGTTGATACCTACTAGCCCAGAATTTGTGGCGCTTTGTCGCGCTCAGGTAGAACTCTTGACCCAGGGGTTGGGAGCGTCTCTCAGCGTGGTTTACTTGACAGAGGAAATGGCAGATGGTACTGAGGCCAAGCTGATTCCAGTGGTTGCTTATCCTGAGAGCGTGGCTGCTTGGGATGAGGAGCCTTTTTTGTTGCCTGCGGCAGAAGCAAGGTTGCCACGATTACGAGCGGCAGATGCTAGCCTTGCGCCCACTCAGTTTGCCTTAGGCCCAAACTTTTTGCTAGAGGACGAAGTTGATACTGAGCCAGAGCGATTGGATAGCGATGGGTTGCAGCACCAACGCCAACTCGTGCTGCCTCTGATGCATGAAGGCATGGTGATGGGCCTGCTTGTGAGTGAACGGGACGATCGCGCTTGGAGTGAACAAGAGCGATCGCAGATTGAGCGAGTGGCTCATACCTTGGCGCTAGGCTGTGTGTTAGATCAGCGGGGTCAATGGTTAGAGCAGGAACAGCATCAACGACGGTTACTCCAAGCTCAGCAATACAATCTGTTTGATAATTTGCTCCACCAACTCCGCAATCCTTTAACCGCAATGCGAACTTTCGGCAAACTGCTGCTGCGGCGACTCGGAACTGGAGACCCGAATCGGGATGTGGCAACTAGTATTGTCCGGGAGAGCGATCGCCTACAGGAGTTGTTGCAACAGTTTGACCAAGCCATTCATGTGGGGAGAAGCGATTTAGCTCCCTTGACGCTTCCTCCGGCTGGGTCACGCAGGTCAACGCCATCAGCCACCGATCCCTCTGGCAAGGCAGGAGTTAATTCCTTAGCCGCCTCTTCTGCAATCGAATCTGACCCTACACCCGATGCTTTGACCAATGCTGGCGATGTTGTGACTGTGGTATCACCGCTACCCTTGCTGCCCGCTTCTGGGTTTTTGTCAGGTGAGAGCCTCAGGTTAGAGGCTTGTGCGATCGCCAGTATTTTGGAGCCTCTTGTGGCTTCAGCTAGCGCGATCGCCCAGGAACGAGATTTAGCACTTTACACCCAGGTGCCGTCCAATTTACCACTCGTGAAGGCAAATGCTAAAGCGCTGCGAGAGGTGCTGAGCAATCTACTAGATAACGCGCTGAAATATACCCCCGCTCTAGGACAGGTCTATTTAGAAGTAAGCATAGGTTGGCCTGCACCCTTGCCTCATAGTCAATCGGGTTGGTTAGGTATTGCCGTTTGGGACACAGGGCCTGGGATTCCGCCCGAAGATTTAGCCCATCTCTTTGAGCGGCACTACCGAGGTGTGCAGGCTCAGACAGAGATTCCTGGTACTGGATTAGGCTTAGCGATCGCTCGTGACTTGGTGCAGCAAATGCAGGGAGAGATTCAGGTATTTAGTCCCGCCCAGCAGAGTAGCATTGTTCATTTTGTGCTGCCCATGCCCCCTACGACAGGCCCAGGAACTGCTTTTGTGGTTTGGTTGCCGCTCGCTCAGCCAATAAACCAATAA
- a CDS encoding glycoside hydrolase family 57 protein — protein sequence MSIGYLALVLHAHLPFVRHPESDYVLEEEWLYEAIIETYVPLLRVFEGLKRDGVDFKITMSMTPPLVSMLRDPLLQERFDHHLAQLEELLQKEIDHNEHNGHIRYLAEYYSKEFKEVRQTWEQYDRDLVKGFKQFLDSNNLEIITCGATHGYFPLMKMYPQAVWSQIKVACEHYEENFGQPPKGIWLPECAYYEGVERMLADAGLRYFLTDGHGILYARPRPRFGTYAPIFTESGVAAFGRDHESSQQVWSSEVGYPGAAEYREFYKDLGWEADYDYIKPYIMPNGQRKNVGIKYHKITGRGLGLGDKALYDPYWAREKAADHASNFMFNRQRQVEHLHGLMQRPPIIVSPYDAELFGHWWYEGPWFIDYLFRKSWYDQQCYEMTHLADYLRLNPTQQVCKPSQSSWGYKGFHEYWLNETNAWIYPHLHKAAERMIELGKREPADELEWRALNQAARELLLAQSSDWAFIMRTGTMVPYAVRRTRSHLMRFNKLYDDLNQGKVDSGWLEKVEEIDNIFPNINYRTYRPL from the coding sequence ATGAGCATCGGATATCTTGCCCTCGTCCTGCACGCCCACCTACCCTTTGTCAGACACCCCGAAAGTGACTACGTTCTGGAAGAAGAGTGGTTATATGAAGCAATTATTGAAACTTACGTGCCCTTGTTGCGGGTATTCGAAGGCTTAAAACGGGATGGAGTTGACTTCAAAATCACCATGAGTATGACACCCCCGCTGGTGTCTATGCTCCGTGACCCCCTGCTACAAGAACGCTTTGATCACCACCTGGCTCAACTAGAAGAGTTATTACAGAAAGAAATTGACCACAACGAACACAACGGCCATATTCGCTATCTCGCCGAATATTACTCCAAAGAATTTAAGGAAGTTCGGCAAACCTGGGAGCAATACGATCGCGATTTAGTTAAAGGGTTTAAACAGTTTTTAGATAGCAATAACCTAGAAATCATCACCTGCGGCGCGACTCACGGCTACTTCCCCCTAATGAAGATGTATCCGCAAGCGGTGTGGTCGCAAATCAAAGTCGCGTGTGAGCATTACGAAGAAAACTTCGGCCAGCCGCCCAAAGGGATTTGGTTGCCAGAATGTGCCTACTACGAAGGCGTAGAACGGATGCTAGCCGACGCAGGGCTGCGCTACTTCCTCACCGATGGTCACGGGATTCTCTACGCTCGTCCTCGACCCCGGTTCGGTACTTATGCCCCCATCTTTACTGAAAGTGGGGTTGCTGCTTTTGGGCGTGACCACGAGTCTTCGCAACAGGTGTGGTCTTCCGAAGTTGGTTATCCTGGTGCAGCAGAATACCGTGAGTTTTACAAAGACTTGGGTTGGGAAGCAGACTACGACTACATCAAGCCCTACATCATGCCCAACGGCCAACGGAAAAACGTGGGAATTAAGTACCACAAGATCACCGGACGCGGGTTGGGCTTAGGGGATAAAGCCCTGTACGACCCCTATTGGGCCAGAGAAAAAGCGGCAGACCATGCCAGCAACTTCATGTTTAACCGTCAGCGCCAGGTGGAGCACTTGCACGGCCTCATGCAACGCCCCCCTATTATTGTGTCGCCCTACGATGCTGAGTTATTTGGGCATTGGTGGTACGAAGGCCCCTGGTTTATCGACTACTTATTCCGCAAGTCTTGGTACGACCAGCAGTGCTACGAGATGACCCACTTGGCCGACTACCTGCGCCTAAACCCCACTCAGCAGGTCTGCAAGCCGTCTCAGTCGAGCTGGGGCTACAAAGGCTTCCATGAGTATTGGCTAAACGAAACCAATGCCTGGATTTACCCGCACTTGCACAAAGCAGCGGAGCGGATGATTGAGTTGGGCAAACGGGAACCTGCAGACGAACTAGAGTGGCGTGCCCTCAACCAAGCGGCCCGCGAACTGCTGCTAGCTCAATCCTCTGACTGGGCTTTCATTATGCGGACAGGGACAATGGTGCCCTATGCCGTCCGGCGGACGCGATCGCACTTGATGCGCTTTAACAAACTCTACGACGACCTCAACCAAGGCAAAGTTGATTCTGGCTGGTTAGAAAAAGTGGAGGAGATCGACAACATCTTCCCCAACATCAACTACCGCACCTATCGGCCCCTTTAA
- a CDS encoding surface-adhesin E family protein — MRHLLKLAVAAALLAHAPAALAEKWVQITVNSVGDRFLVDASSIENRSGSVWYWEYRDFKQPNNVFLDSPVNQPVYGTVIYRSVDCKAGTTRLRRLTAYDKSRKVIQKFDYSDRGRLANPATGSSAKAVLDYVCTNAPQAG, encoded by the coding sequence ATGAGACATTTGCTCAAATTAGCTGTGGCCGCAGCTCTACTAGCTCACGCTCCCGCAGCCTTAGCAGAAAAATGGGTCCAAATCACTGTGAATTCAGTGGGCGATCGCTTTCTAGTTGATGCCAGTTCCATTGAGAATCGCAGCGGTAGCGTGTGGTACTGGGAGTATCGCGACTTCAAGCAGCCCAACAACGTGTTTCTAGATTCCCCAGTCAACCAACCTGTTTACGGCACTGTAATTTACCGCTCTGTAGACTGCAAGGCAGGTACCACTCGACTGCGGCGACTCACAGCCTACGACAAAAGCCGCAAAGTAATCCAGAAGTTTGACTATAGCGATCGCGGTAGACTCGCTAACCCTGCCACAGGCAGTAGCGCCAAAGCAGTTCTAGATTACGTTTGCACCAATGCTCCTCAAGCGGGATAG